A stretch of the Thermofilum adornatum genome encodes the following:
- a CDS encoding sulfide/dihydroorotate dehydrogenase-like FAD/NAD-binding protein — MRQLFRLNEIVEKKELAPRIKEIKVYNPRIAAKARAGQFVIVKVGEEGERIPLTIADWDREKGLITIVFQEVGVSTYKLGRLGVGDVITDVVGPLGNPSEIEKFGTVVCVGGGVGIAAIYPMAKELKKAGNRVISIIGARNKDLLIYEEEMRRVSDELRITTDDGSKGRKGFVSDELRDLLNSGLKVDRVIAVGPAIMMKTCADVTRPFNVKTIVSLNSLMLCGMGMCGACRVEVGGKTRFVCVDGPDFDAHQVNFDVLIKRLNAYKAEEQLALKRFLEVKA; from the coding sequence GTGAGGCAGTTGTTTAGACTTAACGAGATAGTAGAGAAGAAAGAGCTTGCCCCCAGAATAAAGGAGATAAAGGTCTACAATCCAAGGATAGCCGCTAAGGCGCGTGCAGGGCAGTTTGTAATTGTTAAAGTTGGAGAGGAAGGCGAGAGGATACCATTGACTATTGCTGACTGGGACCGAGAGAAGGGTTTGATAACTATCGTTTTTCAGGAGGTAGGTGTTTCTACTTATAAATTGGGGAGGTTAGGGGTAGGAGACGTCATTACCGATGTGGTTGGCCCCCTCGGTAACCCTTCGGAGATAGAGAAGTTTGGCACAGTGGTATGTGTGGGTGGAGGCGTCGGTATTGCTGCAATATACCCGATGGCAAAAGAGCTTAAAAAGGCAGGAAACAGGGTTATCTCCATAATTGGCGCGAGAAACAAGGATCTACTCATATATGAAGAGGAAATGAGAAGGGTAAGCGACGAGCTTAGGATTACAACTGACGACGGCTCTAAGGGCAGGAAAGGTTTTGTCTCGGACGAGTTAAGAGACCTATTAAATAGCGGCTTAAAGGTGGACAGAGTCATCGCTGTCGGACCAGCAATAATGATGAAGACATGTGCAGATGTAACCAGGCCATTTAACGTTAAGACAATTGTTAGCCTCAACTCCCTCATGCTTTGCGGCATGGGGATGTGCGGGGCATGTAGGGTGGAAGTAGGTGGGAAAACACGGTTTGTATGTGTAGATGGTCCAGACTTTGATGCACACCAGGTAAACTTTGACGTCCTAATCAAGAGGCTTAACGCCTATAAGGCAGAGGAACAACTAGCATTGAAGAGATTTCTAGAGGTGAAAGCATAA
- a CDS encoding MarC family protein, whose product MVLALKDVWDAFIMLFIVLDSIGNIPIFYSLTSGMKASERNKVFLKSVLVASALLVFFTLFGYPFFAYYNVSVADFKIAGGIILFIIGIEGIFGKIEAEMLRSEDLAIVPMATPLLAGPGSIYMVMYLNNTFGLVPTLLSILLNTIAGYIILANSSILLGKAGKNTVLVVSRIFSLFLAVLAVSFIRSGIEEALRSMGA is encoded by the coding sequence ATGGTTTTAGCCCTAAAAGATGTCTGGGATGCATTCATTATGCTTTTTATTGTTCTTGACTCTATTGGAAACATTCCAATATTTTACTCGTTGACCTCCGGGATGAAAGCTTCTGAACGCAATAAGGTCTTCTTAAAGTCCGTTCTCGTGGCGTCTGCTTTACTCGTATTTTTCACGTTATTTGGCTATCCGTTTTTTGCCTATTACAATGTATCTGTAGCGGATTTTAAGATTGCTGGAGGAATCATACTATTCATTATAGGGATCGAGGGCATTTTTGGAAAGATAGAGGCAGAAATGCTGAGAAGCGAGGACCTGGCTATTGTCCCCATGGCTACACCCCTGCTCGCTGGACCCGGTAGCATCTACATGGTCATGTACCTGAATAATACCTTTGGACTAGTTCCTACACTTTTAAGCATCCTACTCAACACCATTGCCGGCTACATAATACTTGCGAATAGTAGTATACTACTTGGGAAAGCTGGAAAGAACACTGTGCTAGTGGTCTCGAGAATCTTCTCACTATTTCTAGCTGTACTCGCCGTATCTTTTATTCGGAGCGGTATCGAGGAGGCACTGCGCTCCATGGGTGCATAG
- the gltA gene encoding NADPH-dependent glutamate synthase, whose amino-acid sequence MPVKDRVEMRKLPVEKRIRSFEEVALGYTEEEAIQEAKRCLQCPPRPCVQGCPVGIEIPRFIKKIAEGDFLSAYKIIKERNAIPAITGRVCPQEHQCEGVCVLNKLKKPTAIGALERFVADWALKEGVAKELAEKEIANRPSNGNIKVAVVGSGPAGITVAADLAKLGYEVTMFEALHKPGGVLMYGIPEFRLPKRIVEYEIDYLRRLGVDIETNVLIGRTYTIKDLLEDGYKAVFLGTGAGTPKFPGIPGETLVNIYSANEFLTRVNLMKAYLFPQYDTPIKIGKRVAVIGGGNVAMDAARTAVRLGAEEVYILYRRTEEEMPARREEVINAKEEGVKFQLLTQPIRFIGNKDDILTGIECIRMQLGEPDATGRRKPIPVPGSEFIFEADTAIIAIGAHPNPLIARTTPEIKVDEEGRVITDSELRTSMKRVYAAGDIVLGEATVIEAMGTGRRASQTIHRDISEGRI is encoded by the coding sequence ATGCCAGTAAAGGATAGGGTTGAAATGAGAAAGCTTCCAGTTGAGAAGAGGATACGTAGCTTTGAAGAAGTTGCACTGGGATACACAGAGGAAGAAGCGATACAAGAGGCAAAGCGCTGTCTCCAATGCCCACCGAGGCCATGCGTTCAAGGCTGTCCTGTAGGAATAGAGATCCCCCGCTTTATAAAGAAGATTGCGGAAGGCGACTTTTTGTCTGCCTATAAGATCATCAAGGAGCGTAACGCTATTCCAGCTATTACTGGCAGGGTCTGTCCCCAGGAACATCAATGTGAAGGAGTATGTGTACTCAATAAACTCAAGAAGCCTACAGCAATTGGAGCACTCGAAAGATTCGTAGCTGACTGGGCTCTGAAAGAGGGTGTTGCAAAAGAGCTAGCAGAGAAGGAGATAGCAAATCGCCCATCTAACGGAAACATCAAGGTGGCTGTAGTTGGATCGGGTCCAGCCGGCATAACAGTGGCTGCAGACCTTGCAAAGCTGGGCTACGAGGTCACAATGTTTGAGGCCCTTCATAAGCCTGGAGGCGTCCTAATGTATGGTATACCAGAATTTAGGCTTCCAAAGAGAATAGTCGAGTATGAGATAGACTACTTGAGAAGACTTGGAGTTGACATAGAGACAAATGTTCTTATAGGCAGAACATACACTATAAAGGATCTCCTAGAAGACGGATACAAAGCTGTCTTCCTTGGGACAGGTGCAGGTACCCCGAAGTTCCCGGGCATCCCGGGCGAGACACTTGTTAACATATATTCTGCCAACGAGTTCCTAACGAGAGTAAACCTAATGAAGGCATACCTTTTCCCACAATACGACACGCCAATAAAGATCGGGAAAAGAGTTGCTGTTATCGGTGGCGGAAACGTAGCTATGGATGCCGCTAGGACAGCTGTGAGGCTTGGTGCAGAAGAAGTATACATTCTCTATAGGAGAACAGAGGAAGAGATGCCTGCAAGGAGGGAGGAAGTAATAAACGCCAAAGAGGAAGGCGTCAAGTTCCAGTTGCTAACCCAGCCCATAAGATTCATTGGCAATAAAGACGACATCCTAACAGGCATAGAATGCATTAGAATGCAACTTGGCGAACCAGACGCAACAGGCAGGAGAAAACCTATACCCGTCCCAGGCTCCGAATTCATATTCGAGGCCGACACTGCGATAATCGCTATAGGAGCTCATCCAAACCCATTAATTGCAAGAACCACTCCAGAGATAAAAGTTGACGAAGAGGGCCGCGTCATTACTGACAGCGAGCTAAGGACAAGTATGAAACGAGTCTACGCTGCCGGAGACATTGTACTCGGAGAGGCAACAGTTATCGAGGCAATGGGAACGGGTAGACGTGCATCCCAAACCATACATCGGGACATATCTGAGGGACGGATATAG
- a CDS encoding DUF763 domain-containing protein, which translates to MRTGIAELPLHGGKVPAWLLSRLEKLSKILVTLIVEEYGTLGLLERISDPVYFQAINNIIGMDWDSSGSTTVTTAIIKRVLSREELGVRACGGKGVHSREAPDEIRKVSEEFGLDASSFVRTSRLVAKIDNTALQSGYQLYHHVFFVDEEGNWAVVQQGMNTVDKMARRYHWLSTKVSDFTRNPHSGIQGRREPFALNTIADDSQEFRKLSVELIKDEPEKLPTLFAEANRLLEGYVPLTSYVPYDPHKVRELREKFRRLGKPSLNKDVWLQLREVNIDSFSDLLLLKNVGPATIRGLALVAELVYEVQPSWRDPVTHPPVDPFKFAYAVGGKDGVPFPIDRKQYDELLSILSELMSRVKGDAKIMKRLAALTRSWAPPPEEKIPT; encoded by the coding sequence ATGAGGACAGGTATTGCAGAGCTACCACTCCACGGGGGAAAGGTTCCAGCGTGGCTATTGTCTAGATTGGAGAAGCTTTCAAAGATCTTAGTCACTTTGATAGTTGAGGAATACGGGACGCTTGGCTTACTTGAGAGGATTTCTGACCCAGTGTATTTTCAGGCCATAAACAACATTATCGGGATGGACTGGGACAGCTCTGGCTCTACTACTGTTACCACGGCTATAATTAAACGTGTCTTGTCTAGAGAAGAGCTAGGCGTAAGGGCCTGCGGTGGAAAGGGTGTCCACAGCCGAGAAGCCCCAGACGAGATTAGAAAGGTCTCGGAAGAGTTTGGCCTCGACGCCTCTAGCTTTGTTAGGACTTCGCGTCTCGTGGCAAAGATAGATAACACGGCACTGCAGTCTGGCTACCAGCTTTACCACCACGTGTTTTTTGTAGATGAAGAGGGAAACTGGGCAGTAGTTCAGCAGGGGATGAATACTGTTGACAAGATGGCCAGAAGGTACCACTGGCTATCAACAAAGGTCTCAGATTTTACCCGGAATCCTCACAGCGGGATCCAGGGTAGGAGAGAGCCTTTTGCCCTCAACACCATAGCCGACGACTCTCAAGAGTTTAGAAAGCTGTCAGTGGAACTTATCAAAGATGAGCCGGAAAAGTTGCCAACGCTTTTCGCGGAGGCAAACAGGCTCCTCGAGGGCTATGTACCATTGACGAGCTATGTTCCTTATGACCCACACAAGGTAAGAGAACTCAGGGAGAAATTCCGGAGACTCGGCAAGCCATCTCTAAACAAGGATGTATGGCTTCAGTTAAGAGAGGTGAACATAGATAGCTTCTCTGACCTCCTCTTGTTAAAAAACGTTGGACCAGCAACGATACGTGGACTAGCTCTTGTAGCTGAGCTAGTATATGAAGTGCAACCGTCTTGGAGGGACCCCGTGACTCATCCACCTGTAGATCCATTCAAGTTTGCATATGCTGTCGGCGGCAAGGATGGCGTCCCCTTCCCAATAGACAGGAAGCAGTACGACGAGCTATTGTCTATCCTCAGCGAGCTTATGTCTCGAGTCAAGGGCGACGCGAAGATAATGAAAAGGCTTGCAGCGTTAACTCGTAGCTGGGCTCCCCCGCCGGAGGAAAAGATTCCCACGTAG
- a CDS encoding oligosaccharide flippase family protein, giving the protein MSLDDLASSTMESAFKLFTGQFLGTLIAGIGSIILTRLLGPEAYGKYALSTVVPSLLLVFAGLGIDSGITRYTAINTGCRLRGYMKAGLFFKILTALPLTVFSFLSAELLTQLILGRSDIAPLVKVTSFIILFSSVLSSLTAIFVGIGMSGRAGLLNIVFQSSRSILSPLLVLIGLGVLGAVAGYVSGYIFASLIGLLILLSVARRYSTDCSEDERIAPYLRELLVFSVPIFTSTLVSTLLSTYQSALLSRYASYLEIGNFQAASNLASLLTLVTLPISTSLFPAFSKFRDPREASNAVDVAVTMTALLLTPVTLFTVVEARDIVRIFYGASYMASSEYLSMYILIYLYSLIGSIVWGSFFQGIGKPKVVFMSTLVYSAIYVPLAFYLASTQSIKGVIIAVLLASLSSNAMLLWESKKVGVKIDFSKKGKILLSALIPIPIIMCINLPPTHALIRVTLLGAIYLSLYVLLSSLLGAVTHREIELVRSTLRVPQFLRRIIELFLDILERIIVAKESLRGNLFLRRGSPATS; this is encoded by the coding sequence ATGTCCCTTGACGACTTAGCCTCATCAACTATGGAAAGTGCTTTCAAGCTATTTACAGGACAGTTTCTGGGAACACTCATAGCGGGAATAGGTTCAATAATTTTGACAAGGCTTTTGGGGCCTGAAGCATATGGAAAATATGCTCTAAGCACAGTTGTTCCAAGTCTTTTGCTCGTCTTCGCAGGTCTAGGCATAGACTCAGGCATCACGAGATACACGGCAATAAACACGGGTTGCAGGCTTAGAGGCTACATGAAGGCGGGACTATTTTTCAAGATTCTTACAGCGCTTCCCTTAACAGTTTTCTCGTTTCTCTCAGCCGAACTGTTGACACAGCTTATCCTGGGGAGAAGCGACATTGCCCCCCTTGTAAAAGTAACCTCATTCATTATTTTGTTCTCATCGGTTCTTTCCTCACTTACGGCCATTTTTGTTGGCATAGGAATGTCTGGTAGAGCAGGCCTGCTCAACATAGTTTTCCAGTCGTCTAGATCAATATTGAGCCCGTTACTAGTCCTAATTGGGCTAGGGGTTCTCGGCGCTGTAGCGGGATACGTTTCAGGCTACATTTTTGCTTCTCTGATTGGTCTTTTAATACTTTTATCTGTAGCAAGAAGGTATAGCACAGATTGTTCCGAAGACGAAAGAATTGCACCATATCTGCGGGAGCTCCTCGTATTCAGCGTCCCTATTTTCACTAGTACCCTTGTATCGACCCTCCTCTCAACCTATCAAAGCGCGTTGCTGTCTAGGTATGCATCCTACCTAGAAATTGGAAACTTCCAAGCGGCAAGCAACCTTGCATCTCTACTTACACTCGTTACATTGCCCATATCTACTTCTCTCTTTCCTGCATTCTCAAAGTTCAGGGATCCCCGAGAAGCATCAAACGCTGTAGATGTAGCAGTAACAATGACGGCACTTCTCCTCACGCCAGTGACGCTATTTACAGTAGTGGAAGCCAGAGACATAGTAAGGATATTCTACGGCGCTAGCTACATGGCGAGCTCAGAGTATCTCTCAATGTATATTCTCATCTATCTATACTCCTTGATAGGCTCCATTGTATGGGGTAGCTTCTTCCAGGGAATCGGAAAGCCAAAAGTCGTCTTTATGTCTACATTGGTATATTCGGCCATTTATGTGCCATTAGCCTTTTACCTGGCGTCAACCCAAAGCATAAAAGGCGTCATAATCGCAGTACTGCTAGCCTCCCTTTCCTCTAACGCCATGCTTCTTTGGGAAAGCAAAAAAGTTGGCGTCAAAATCGATTTTTCAAAGAAAGGCAAGATTCTTCTTTCAGCTCTTATTCCAATACCAATAATTATGTGCATAAATTTACCTCCCACGCATGCGCTTATCAGGGTTACCTTGCTTGGAGCCATCTATCTCTCACTATACGTTCTACTCTCATCACTACTCGGCGCAGTAACCCATAGGGAAATTGAGCTCGTAAGATCTACCTTGAGGGTACCGCAATTTTTGAGAAGGATAATAGAGCTTTTCCTGGACATCTTAGAAAGAATAATTGTCGCAAAGGAAAGCCTACGTGGGAATCTTTTCCTCCGGCGGGGGAGCCCAGCTACGAGTTAA
- a CDS encoding ABC transporter ATP-binding protein, which translates to MQVVIVKELSKKFGEFYALKNVSFEVEEGEIFGLIGPNGAGKTTTFRILSGLIPPTSGHVEIMGEKPGSPRLKRVVTYLPEDAGTYRNLTGYEFLKLISEIYFGKTREAEEALELGLKIASLGDKIHEKMKNYSKGMKRRIQVARTLMVKPRLAILDEPTAGLDVIHSKEIRETILSFSREFGTTVLVSSHNMLEVENLCGKIAMINKGSIVLTGSVKELLEERGAKNLEELFFMVTKQGEAA; encoded by the coding sequence ATGCAGGTTGTAATCGTAAAAGAGCTATCTAAAAAGTTTGGAGAGTTCTACGCACTTAAAAATGTCTCCTTCGAAGTAGAAGAGGGAGAAATATTTGGACTAATAGGCCCCAACGGTGCAGGCAAGACAACCACTTTCCGAATCCTGTCAGGTCTAATTCCTCCCACATCGGGGCACGTAGAAATCATGGGCGAGAAGCCTGGATCCCCAAGGCTAAAGAGAGTAGTCACATATCTCCCAGAAGACGCAGGAACATATAGAAACCTGACTGGCTACGAATTCCTAAAGCTGATCTCAGAGATATATTTCGGCAAGACACGCGAGGCAGAGGAGGCTTTGGAGCTCGGCTTAAAGATAGCTTCTCTCGGCGACAAGATCCACGAGAAAATGAAAAACTATAGCAAGGGTATGAAGCGCAGGATACAGGTAGCAAGAACCCTTATGGTTAAGCCTAGACTAGCCATACTTGACGAGCCGACGGCTGGACTCGACGTGATACATTCAAAAGAGATCAGGGAAACCATACTTAGTTTCTCACGCGAATTCGGCACAACAGTCTTAGTCTCGAGCCACAACATGCTCGAAGTCGAGAATCTATGCGGGAAAATCGCAATGATAAACAAGGGAAGCATTGTTCTAACAGGCAGTGTAAAAGAGCTCCTCGAAGAGAGAGGAGCTAAAAACCTGGAAGAACTATTCTTTATGGTCACGAAGCAAGGTGAAGCCGCATGA
- a CDS encoding ABC transporter permease — protein sequence MIRALVLKEVKDLLRDPRILLPFILSAVAMPVIALVILLPMQSAVQQAISGTKTVAVLDLDKTTYSQGLIRYLENNGIQVIGVTGDPQQKLQEIANSLAKQKISVLLVINRGFGAQIAEKKPAKIQLISIIEELSMFSGIEITPIQQLVNDYILSLLINGTNLTLELVKNPVNVTSVTYLSSKNLLFPYGPAFMVSFSLSALFVPLIVMGIAMTVMQMSATSMAVENEERTLETLLTLPVSSTQILVSKLLGMFIVSLVGTVFEVIGLVLYFGILSYAFSLPTPNAQTLVSMPTSLSEVVPASGIPLLALSLILSLFFYASIGVIVGALSRDVRIANTLMSPIGIIFIVPAYLIVFAPSSFYGPAVRALLYILPITQPTIMARDMIASQLPPETPVYLLASLLFSLILIYVTGKFFSLETLSTLQYRVEELASRIKRKKERHSIDTD from the coding sequence ATGATCCGCGCGCTAGTTCTCAAGGAGGTAAAGGATCTCCTAAGGGATCCAAGAATTCTCCTACCCTTTATCCTTTCGGCCGTTGCTATGCCCGTCATTGCCCTAGTGATCTTGTTACCAATGCAGTCAGCGGTTCAGCAAGCAATCTCTGGCACAAAGACTGTAGCGGTTCTCGACCTAGACAAGACGACATACAGCCAAGGACTCATAAGATACCTAGAAAACAATGGAATACAAGTAATTGGAGTTACCGGAGACCCTCAACAAAAACTACAAGAAATAGCCAACAGCCTCGCAAAACAGAAAATTAGTGTTCTACTAGTAATCAACAGAGGCTTTGGCGCACAAATAGCCGAGAAAAAACCGGCAAAAATACAGCTCATCAGCATTATCGAAGAACTGTCGATGTTTTCAGGCATCGAGATAACCCCCATCCAGCAACTTGTAAATGACTACATTCTCAGTCTCCTTATCAATGGAACAAACCTCACCTTAGAACTTGTAAAAAACCCTGTGAACGTCACATCAGTGACTTATCTTTCCTCAAAGAACTTACTATTCCCCTATGGTCCAGCCTTCATGGTTAGTTTTTCCCTCTCAGCGCTCTTTGTGCCGCTCATCGTAATGGGCATAGCAATGACAGTAATGCAGATGTCTGCAACATCCATGGCCGTTGAAAACGAGGAAAGAACACTCGAGACACTTTTAACCCTACCAGTTTCAAGCACACAGATACTTGTATCAAAGCTTCTAGGAATGTTTATAGTCTCGCTCGTGGGCACAGTTTTCGAAGTCATCGGCCTTGTTCTCTATTTCGGCATACTGTCCTACGCCTTCAGCCTTCCAACGCCCAATGCACAGACCCTCGTAAGTATGCCGACAAGTCTCTCAGAGGTGGTGCCAGCAAGTGGTATACCTCTTCTAGCACTGAGCCTAATCCTATCACTATTCTTCTACGCCTCAATTGGAGTAATAGTCGGGGCCCTAAGCAGAGACGTGAGGATAGCAAATACACTCATGAGCCCCATAGGCATAATATTCATTGTACCGGCTTACCTCATCGTCTTTGCACCCTCTAGCTTCTATGGGCCAGCCGTTAGAGCCCTCCTCTACATACTTCCCATAACCCAGCCAACCATAATGGCCAGAGACATGATAGCTTCACAACTACCACCCGAAACACCAGTCTACCTCTTAGCGTCTTTGCTCTTCTCACTTATACTAATCTATGTAACAGGAAAATTCTTCTCGCTGGAAACTCTATCGACATTACAGTACAGAGTCGAGGAACTAGCTTCAAGGATAAAAAGAAAGAAAGAGAGGCACTCCATCGATACGGATTAG
- a CDS encoding EamA family transporter yields the protein MKMNEWLILAILDAFFAALATIFAKIGLQNVDSMTATALRSIVMMFFAVGMMLAFRGTGFISSITSREAIYIILSGIAGGASWILYFLALQKGETTPVSLVDKSSLAFVVLLSVLVLHEELTLKKIVAVGLVLAAIYILAI from the coding sequence ATGAAGATGAATGAATGGCTGATTCTAGCAATCCTAGACGCGTTTTTCGCCGCGCTAGCAACAATATTCGCCAAGATTGGTCTACAGAATGTTGACTCGATGACTGCGACAGCCCTTAGGTCTATAGTTATGATGTTTTTCGCAGTGGGCATGATGCTGGCCTTTAGGGGGACAGGCTTCATTTCTTCTATTACTTCTCGAGAAGCAATCTACATCATCCTTAGCGGTATAGCTGGGGGCGCGTCCTGGATTCTCTACTTTTTGGCTCTGCAGAAGGGCGAGACAACCCCTGTTTCGCTCGTAGACAAGTCGAGCCTAGCCTTTGTTGTCCTCCTATCTGTCCTTGTTCTTCACGAAGAATTAACGCTTAAAAAGATAGTTGCCGTTGGGCTTGTCTTGGCGGCTATCTATATTCTCGCCATCTAA
- a CDS encoding NAD-dependent epimerase/dehydratase family protein, producing MKVLVTGGAGFIGSFLAEKLLQKGFEVKILDNFSTGTLKNLSHIQDQVEIVRGDIRSPQDLEKAINGVDAVFHFAANPEVRIGDPGEHFEHNILATYLLLETMRKKNVKDIVFASSSTVYGDAQKLPTPEDSALKPISVYGASKLACESLISSYAHTYGFKGVALRYANVVGPRATRGVIKDFILKLKANPRELEILGDGTQTKSYIWIDDAVDATIFAWERTIEGFEPYNVGSIDAISVKEVADIVVEVMGLRDVSYRFTGGVMGGRGWVGDVKYMHLDIAKLLRMGWSPKYSSREAVRKAAMSLVREIGTK from the coding sequence GTGAAGGTTCTAGTAACAGGTGGAGCAGGATTCATTGGTAGCTTCTTAGCCGAAAAGCTCCTACAAAAAGGCTTCGAAGTAAAGATTCTCGATAATTTTTCCACTGGTACTTTAAAGAACCTATCTCACATTCAAGACCAAGTCGAAATAGTCAGAGGAGACATAAGGAGTCCACAAGACCTAGAAAAGGCAATAAATGGAGTAGACGCAGTCTTCCATTTTGCGGCTAACCCAGAGGTCAGGATTGGCGACCCAGGAGAACACTTCGAACACAACATCCTTGCAACTTATCTCTTGCTAGAGACCATGAGAAAGAAAAATGTAAAAGATATTGTTTTTGCCTCGTCGAGCACTGTCTATGGCGATGCACAAAAGCTACCAACGCCAGAGGACAGCGCTTTAAAGCCTATCTCTGTCTATGGCGCATCCAAGCTTGCATGCGAGTCACTAATTTCGTCCTATGCACACACTTACGGGTTCAAGGGCGTGGCTCTCCGCTATGCAAACGTTGTGGGTCCCCGGGCCACAAGAGGGGTCATTAAAGACTTTATCCTTAAGCTCAAGGCTAACCCGAGGGAGCTCGAGATACTTGGGGACGGGACACAGACAAAGAGCTATATCTGGATAGACGACGCAGTCGATGCTACTATTTTCGCTTGGGAGAGAACCATCGAAGGCTTCGAACCTTACAACGTTGGTAGTATAGATGCAATTTCCGTCAAAGAAGTCGCAGACATAGTGGTAGAGGTTATGGGCCTCAGGGACGTGAGCTATAGGTTTACAGGCGGAGTAATGGGTGGGAGAGGCTGGGTGGGAGACGTTAAGTACATGCACCTAGACATAGCGAAGCTACTGAGAATGGGCTGGAGTCCAAAGTATTCCAGCAGGGAAGCCGTGAGAAAAGCGGCAATGAGCCTTGTAAGAGAAATAGGCACTAAATAA